One part of the Rhodococcus oxybenzonivorans genome encodes these proteins:
- a CDS encoding GNAT family N-acetyltransferase, with amino-acid sequence MRPVDTNADQIPLVVELSAAEFRDRLQEALAIYVAAMGYPRGTEYHRAPMWTEHVQRSGWSGVGAVVPADPSAESDATHRLVAVAYGYRGAPEQWWHQQVRTGLRHTGWTRDRIDTVLDDYFELTELHVHPDAQGHGLGETLLLRLLDRRPERGVLLSTPEVADENNRAWRLYRRLGFRDVLRHFRFAGDNRPFAVLGRSLPLESLSTEKPSSGEEPLT; translated from the coding sequence GTGAGACCGGTCGACACGAACGCTGACCAGATACCGCTCGTGGTCGAACTCTCGGCTGCCGAGTTCCGCGACCGCCTCCAGGAGGCCCTCGCGATCTATGTCGCCGCCATGGGCTATCCCCGCGGCACGGAATACCACCGCGCGCCGATGTGGACCGAACATGTGCAGCGATCGGGGTGGAGCGGTGTCGGCGCCGTGGTCCCGGCCGATCCGTCCGCCGAATCCGATGCGACTCACCGCCTCGTGGCCGTGGCCTACGGCTACCGCGGAGCCCCCGAACAGTGGTGGCACCAGCAGGTCCGCACCGGTTTGCGGCACACCGGCTGGACCCGGGACCGGATCGACACAGTTCTCGACGACTATTTCGAACTGACCGAACTCCACGTCCATCCCGACGCCCAGGGACACGGTCTCGGCGAAACACTCCTTCTCCGATTGCTCGACCGCCGACCCGAACGCGGCGTGCTGTTGTCCACCCCCGAGGTCGCGGACGAGAACAATCGAGCGTGGCGGCTCTACCGTCGGCTCGGATTCCGGGATGTACTGCGCCACTTCCGGTTCGCAGGCGACAACCGTCCCTTCGCGGTCCTCGGCCGTAGCCTTCCACTGGAAAGCCTTTCCACCGAGAAGCCTTCCTCCGGAGAAGAACCGTTAACCTGA
- a CDS encoding SAV_6107 family HEPN domain-containing protein: protein MNNSVSGPTSGPSRRPGEVRAPASRRAASLLDRADALLSQSVGADSPADRFHSAYLAALRGAGAVLAAAEGSSPGGRRTRTRNAWVLMADAASDFGAWADYFAGHSATRAAIEAGMSRTLTDLEADEFFVEVGRFLQAVEDHIGRGADIDLRAS, encoded by the coding sequence ATGAACAACTCGGTTTCAGGACCGACCTCTGGGCCCTCGCGGCGACCGGGGGAGGTGCGTGCTCCGGCATCTCGACGCGCCGCCTCCCTACTCGACCGGGCCGACGCTCTTCTGTCGCAATCGGTCGGCGCCGATTCGCCGGCGGATCGCTTTCACAGCGCGTATCTCGCCGCGCTGCGCGGCGCCGGTGCTGTGCTCGCCGCTGCCGAGGGGTCCTCGCCGGGAGGTCGACGGACACGAACGCGTAACGCTTGGGTTCTCATGGCAGACGCCGCGAGCGACTTCGGCGCATGGGCCGACTATTTCGCTGGGCACTCCGCCACTCGTGCCGCGATCGAGGCCGGGATGTCGCGCACGCTCACCGATCTCGAGGCGGACGAGTTCTTTGTCGAGGTGGGGCGGTTTTTGCAAGCGGTGGAAGACCACATCGGTCGCGGTGCAGACATCGATCTTCGGGCGTCGTAG
- a CDS encoding DUF3040 domain-containing protein, protein MPLSEHEQRMLDQIESALYAEDPKFASTVRGGRMRAASSRRRFQAIALFVLGLVLLIAGVALPIKPGGFPVISLIGFIVMFGAGVLLLWGGGKSKSRQSSRGGSTTPDETKRADRGKPRGGRKSGGFSSRMEDRFKKRFEQE, encoded by the coding sequence GTGCCACTCTCCGAGCACGAGCAGCGCATGCTCGACCAGATCGAGAGCGCTCTCTATGCCGAAGATCCCAAGTTCGCCTCCACTGTGCGAGGCGGTCGCATGCGTGCGGCATCGAGTCGTCGTCGTTTTCAGGCAATAGCCCTGTTCGTCCTGGGCCTGGTCCTGCTCATCGCCGGCGTCGCCCTGCCGATCAAACCGGGTGGTTTCCCGGTGATCAGCTTGATCGGCTTCATTGTTATGTTCGGTGCGGGAGTCCTCCTCCTGTGGGGTGGGGGAAAGAGCAAGTCCCGACAGTCGTCGCGTGGCGGCTCGACCACGCCCGACGAGACCAAGAGGGCCGACCGGGGTAAGCCCCGGGGCGGACGAAAGAGTGGCGGGTTCTCGTCGCGAATGGAAGACCGCTTCAAGAAGAGATTCGAGCAGGAGTAG
- the mraZ gene encoding division/cell wall cluster transcriptional repressor MraZ, whose amino-acid sequence MFLGTYTPKLDDKGRLTLPAKFRDALAGGLMVTKGQDHSLAVYPREEFTALARKAAAASRSDPEARAFVRGLAAGTDEQHADAQGRITLSADHRRYAGLSKDCVVIGSVDFLEIWDAQAWQTYVEENEENYSQATGVALGEIV is encoded by the coding sequence GTGTTTCTCGGTACCTACACGCCGAAGCTCGACGACAAAGGGCGGCTGACGTTGCCCGCAAAGTTCCGGGATGCACTGGCGGGAGGGTTGATGGTCACCAAGGGTCAGGATCACAGCCTCGCGGTGTATCCCCGGGAAGAGTTCACCGCGCTCGCGCGCAAGGCCGCGGCAGCGTCGAGAAGCGATCCGGAAGCGCGAGCTTTCGTGCGCGGTCTCGCTGCCGGCACCGATGAGCAGCATGCAGATGCCCAGGGGCGCATCACCCTCTCGGCAGATCACCGTCGCTACGCAGGTCTCTCCAAGGATTGCGTAGTGATCGGTTCGGTCGATTTCCTCGAGATCTGGGATGCGCAGGCATGGCAGACCTACGTCGAGGAGAACGAGGAGAACTACTCGCAGGCAACGGGAGTCGCGCTCGGCGAGATCGTCTGA
- the rsmH gene encoding 16S rRNA (cytosine(1402)-N(4))-methyltransferase RsmH translates to MVDHEGEGSSPADGFGHIPVLLHRAVELLGPALTLHDPEGGGAVMIDATLGLGGHSEHFLRTYPRLKLVALDRDPHALEIAGARLAPFGDRVTFVHTRYDGIENALLEAGLPPRDSVHGILFDLGVSSMQLDESDRGFAYSIDAPLDMRMDPTTGITAAEVLNTYSHGDLARILSTYGEERFAGKIASEIVRQRAKQPFTTSAELVELLYRAIPAATRRTGGHPAKRTFQALRVEVNGELDSLRAAIPAALDALTVGGRVVFMSYQSLEDRVVKQEITPRSKSRSPEGLPVELPGMGPEFRILTRGAERASEQEIEENPRSAPVRLRAAERIARRSAA, encoded by the coding sequence ATGGTGGATCACGAGGGGGAAGGATCCTCGCCCGCCGATGGTTTCGGCCATATCCCGGTCCTGCTGCACCGAGCAGTCGAACTCCTCGGCCCCGCGCTCACTCTGCACGACCCGGAGGGTGGGGGAGCCGTCATGATCGACGCCACCCTCGGCCTCGGTGGGCATTCCGAGCATTTTCTCCGGACGTACCCTCGGTTGAAGCTCGTCGCCCTCGACCGGGATCCGCACGCCCTCGAGATTGCCGGGGCTCGGTTGGCCCCGTTCGGCGACCGCGTGACCTTCGTCCACACTCGGTATGACGGCATCGAGAATGCACTCCTCGAAGCGGGACTTCCTCCTCGAGATTCAGTTCACGGCATCCTGTTCGACCTGGGGGTGTCGTCGATGCAACTCGACGAGTCCGATCGCGGTTTCGCCTACTCCATCGATGCGCCGCTCGACATGCGGATGGATCCGACTACGGGCATCACGGCGGCAGAGGTGCTCAACACATACAGCCACGGTGATCTGGCCCGGATCCTCAGCACCTACGGTGAAGAACGATTCGCGGGAAAGATCGCGTCGGAAATCGTCCGGCAGCGGGCGAAACAGCCTTTCACGACGAGTGCCGAACTGGTCGAACTGCTGTATCGCGCCATTCCGGCGGCGACCCGCCGGACCGGGGGACACCCCGCCAAGCGGACCTTCCAAGCTCTTCGCGTCGAGGTCAACGGCGAACTCGATTCATTGCGAGCGGCGATACCGGCGGCTCTCGACGCGTTGACTGTCGGGGGACGCGTCGTGTTCATGTCGTATCAGTCGCTCGAAGACCGGGTGGTCAAGCAGGAGATCACTCCCCGCTCGAAGTCGAGGAGTCCGGAGGGGCTCCCTGTCGAGTTGCCGGGTATGGGGCCGGAGTTCCGCATCCTCACCCGAGGAGCGGAGCGAGCGTCCGAGCAAGAAATAGAAGAGAACCCACGATCAGCCCCGGTGCGCTTGCGTGCTGCAGAAAGAATTGCCAGGAGGTCGGCGGCATGA
- a CDS encoding peptidoglycan D,D-transpeptidase FtsI family protein has product MNRNAPRSRPRRPNGAGTGSFPFRQRIGRGMMFGALGLAAVQLLWIQVIDAPQLSAEAANQRTTTQVDPALRGSITDRNANPIAFTMEAKALTFQPARVRKELEEARAKSETAPEVDSRLDAIAKEIHDRLGDAAPEKELKEKLRSDETFVYLARSVDPAIAAEISEKYPEVGLERQDIREYPGGSLAANLVGATGWDGHGLLGLEDSLDSTLAGTDGSETYDRGSDGAVIPGSWRDKQPAVDGSSVELTIDSDLQYYVQQQVQMAKDKSGAKDASAVVLDSHTGEVLAMSNDSTFNPAIGVGNNPRSVEMGNLSVSTPFEPGSVNKIVTAAAAIEYGLTTPDEVLEVPGTIQMAGVSVKDAWDHGVAPYTSTGVFGKSSNVGTLMLAQRVGEDRYADMLSKFGLGQRTEVGLPGESAGSVPSRDQWSGGTFANLPIGQGLSMTLLQMTGMYQAIANDGIRIPPRIVRATIDADGDRTETERPEEITVVSPQTAATVRDMFRSVTQNDTGNQRGTGVQAAVDGYQISGKTGTAQQVDPACKCYSNSNYWITFAGIAPADNPRYVIGIMLNAPTRSADGTGGQSAAPLFHNIASWLLQRDSVPMSPDPGRRLVLQAD; this is encoded by the coding sequence GTGAACCGAAACGCACCGAGAAGTCGTCCCCGGCGCCCCAACGGCGCCGGCACGGGGTCCTTTCCGTTCAGGCAGCGGATCGGACGCGGGATGATGTTCGGAGCGCTCGGCCTCGCCGCGGTGCAACTTTTGTGGATTCAGGTCATCGACGCGCCGCAACTGTCGGCCGAGGCGGCGAATCAACGCACGACCACCCAGGTGGATCCGGCGCTGCGCGGGTCGATCACCGACCGCAATGCCAACCCCATTGCTTTCACCATGGAAGCGAAGGCACTGACTTTTCAGCCTGCGCGGGTCCGTAAGGAGCTCGAGGAGGCGCGCGCCAAGAGCGAGACCGCCCCCGAGGTCGATTCGAGGCTCGATGCCATTGCCAAGGAAATTCACGACCGCCTCGGTGACGCGGCGCCGGAGAAAGAACTGAAGGAGAAACTGCGCAGCGACGAGACGTTCGTCTATCTCGCCCGCAGTGTCGACCCCGCGATTGCGGCCGAAATCAGTGAGAAGTATCCCGAGGTGGGTCTCGAGCGTCAGGACATCCGCGAATATCCCGGCGGATCCCTCGCCGCAAACCTCGTCGGCGCGACCGGCTGGGACGGGCACGGGCTCCTCGGCCTCGAGGACTCACTGGACTCCACTCTCGCCGGCACGGACGGCTCCGAAACCTACGACCGCGGGTCCGACGGCGCCGTCATTCCCGGCAGTTGGCGTGACAAGCAGCCTGCGGTGGACGGGTCGAGTGTAGAACTCACCATCGACTCGGACCTTCAGTACTACGTGCAGCAGCAAGTGCAGATGGCGAAGGACAAGTCCGGCGCCAAGGATGCGTCGGCGGTGGTGCTCGACTCTCACACCGGTGAAGTCCTGGCGATGTCGAACGACAGCACGTTCAACCCGGCGATCGGTGTGGGCAATAACCCGAGATCTGTGGAGATGGGCAATCTGTCCGTCAGTACCCCGTTCGAGCCGGGATCGGTGAACAAGATCGTGACCGCAGCAGCGGCCATCGAGTACGGACTGACCACCCCCGACGAGGTCCTCGAGGTTCCCGGCACCATTCAGATGGCAGGCGTGTCGGTGAAGGATGCCTGGGATCACGGCGTGGCTCCCTACACTTCCACCGGGGTGTTCGGTAAGTCGTCGAACGTCGGCACGTTGATGCTCGCCCAGCGCGTCGGCGAGGACCGTTACGCCGACATGCTGTCAAAGTTCGGACTCGGTCAGCGCACCGAGGTGGGGTTGCCCGGCGAGAGCGCGGGCAGTGTGCCGAGCCGCGACCAGTGGTCGGGCGGCACCTTTGCGAACCTGCCGATCGGCCAGGGTCTGTCGATGACGTTGTTGCAGATGACCGGTATGTATCAGGCCATCGCCAACGACGGTATTCGCATTCCGCCGCGAATCGTCCGGGCCACCATCGATGCGGACGGCGACAGAACCGAGACGGAGCGGCCGGAAGAAATTACTGTGGTCAGCCCGCAGACGGCGGCCACCGTGCGCGACATGTTCCGGTCCGTCACGCAGAACGACACCGGCAACCAGCGCGGCACAGGAGTTCAGGCTGCTGTCGACGGTTACCAGATCAGCGGTAAGACGGGAACAGCGCAGCAGGTCGACCCCGCCTGCAAGTGCTACTCGAATTCGAACTACTGGATCACGTTCGCCGGGATCGCGCCCGCGGACAATCCGCGGTACGTGATCGGCATCATGCTGAACGCACCTACGCGGAGCGCGGACGGCACCGGTGGGCAGTCCGCCGCGCCGCTGTTCCACAACATCGCGTCGTGGTTGCTCCAACGTGACAGCGTCCCGATGTCCCCGGATCCCGGACGCAGGCTGGTGCTCCAAGCCGATTGA
- a CDS encoding UDP-N-acetylmuramoyl-L-alanyl-D-glutamate--2,6-diaminopimelate ligase, translating to MKSGDDLRPSLPVRTPVSVLAAAAGARIEASAGGAAEVVVTGVDLRAQAIAQGDLFAALPGARAHGAEFAADAVARGAVAILTDEAGFDIVSGLEADVPVLVHHDPRGVLGEMSATIYGRPSERMQVIGITGTSGKTTTSYLVEGALTAAGRTTGLLGTIETRMKGRRVPSALTTPEAPQLHALFAVMLEQGVDTVVMEVSSHALALGRVDGVRFDVGAFTNLSQDHLDFHRDFEDYFAAKARLFSAESSVHAPRAVICVDDVWGQRMAEVAADAGSVVSTVATGTGPVEAGWAAGPPTVSPSGSQTFSLITPDGTSLEVLLQLPGRYNVANASVAVALSASLGVDPLVAVKGIAEVDVPGRVQRIDRGQDFLAVVDYAHKPAALEAVIATLRSQVSGRVAVVVGAGGDRDAGKRPLMGSAAARGADLLIITDDNPRTEDPATIRAAVREGALAVPESERGEVREVGDRARAITEAVSWAQAGDVVLVAGKGHESGQEISGVKHPFDDREVLGEAIEQVIGGSK from the coding sequence CTGAAGTCCGGCGACGATCTGCGCCCCAGTCTGCCGGTTCGTACCCCGGTGAGCGTTCTCGCCGCAGCTGCCGGAGCCAGAATCGAGGCTTCCGCAGGTGGTGCTGCCGAGGTCGTCGTCACGGGAGTGGATCTTCGGGCTCAGGCCATCGCCCAGGGCGATCTCTTTGCTGCCTTGCCTGGTGCCCGGGCGCACGGGGCGGAGTTCGCGGCAGACGCTGTTGCACGCGGGGCAGTGGCGATCCTCACGGACGAGGCCGGGTTCGACATCGTGTCAGGGCTGGAAGCGGACGTGCCGGTCCTGGTCCACCACGATCCCCGCGGAGTTCTCGGCGAGATGTCGGCCACCATCTACGGCCGTCCGTCGGAGCGCATGCAGGTGATCGGTATCACCGGCACTTCCGGTAAGACCACCACCTCTTACCTTGTGGAGGGCGCTCTCACCGCGGCGGGGCGCACCACCGGTCTGTTGGGAACCATCGAAACGCGGATGAAGGGGCGACGGGTGCCGAGCGCACTGACGACGCCCGAGGCCCCGCAACTGCACGCCCTGTTCGCCGTGATGCTCGAGCAGGGGGTCGACACGGTGGTGATGGAGGTTTCCAGTCACGCGCTCGCGCTCGGCCGGGTCGACGGTGTGCGGTTCGATGTGGGTGCCTTCACCAATCTCTCGCAGGACCACCTTGATTTCCACCGCGACTTCGAGGACTACTTCGCCGCCAAAGCCAGGCTTTTCAGCGCCGAATCTTCGGTCCACGCTCCGCGGGCCGTCATCTGCGTCGACGACGTGTGGGGGCAGCGGATGGCCGAGGTTGCCGCCGACGCCGGCTCCGTCGTATCCACGGTGGCCACGGGGACCGGCCCTGTGGAGGCGGGGTGGGCTGCGGGTCCGCCGACGGTGTCGCCTTCCGGTTCGCAGACCTTCTCCCTCATCACACCGGACGGCACGTCGCTCGAGGTGTTGCTACAGCTTCCGGGCCGGTACAACGTCGCCAATGCCTCGGTTGCCGTTGCGCTGAGCGCCTCACTGGGGGTCGATCCGCTCGTCGCAGTGAAGGGCATCGCGGAGGTCGACGTGCCCGGGCGGGTGCAGCGCATCGATCGCGGCCAGGACTTTCTCGCCGTCGTTGACTACGCGCACAAACCCGCCGCCCTCGAAGCCGTGATCGCGACCCTTCGGAGCCAGGTGTCCGGCCGTGTCGCGGTGGTCGTGGGTGCGGGAGGTGACCGCGACGCCGGGAAGCGGCCCCTGATGGGGTCGGCGGCGGCGCGAGGCGCGGATCTGCTGATCATCACGGACGACAACCCGCGTACCGAGGACCCGGCGACGATCAGAGCCGCGGTCCGGGAAGGTGCCCTCGCGGTGCCCGAATCCGAGCGGGGAGAAGTTCGGGAAGTGGGGGACCGCGCGAGGGCGATCACCGAGGCCGTCAGCTGGGCGCAGGCAGGCGACGTAGTTCTGGTCGCAGGTAAGGGACACGAGTCCGGTCAGGAGATTTCCGGGGTGAAGCACCCATTTGACGATCGCGAGGTTCTGGGCGAAGCGATCGAGCAGGTAATCGGAGGAAGCAAATGA
- a CDS encoding UDP-N-acetylmuramoyl-tripeptide--D-alanyl-D-alanine ligase has protein sequence MIPMTLARIAEIVGGELHDVVDPSTEVTGSVEFDSRKVGPGGLFLALPGARVDGHDHAAAAVAAGAAAVVAARPVGVPAVVVPPIPVDVPSRAMALEHDSDGSGAGVLAALAKLARASVDELTDKGLTVVGVTGSAGKTSTKDLLAAVLRPLGPVVAPPGSFNNELGHPWTALRADADTRFLVLEMSARGLGHIASLATIAPPRIGVILNVGTAHLGEFGSRDAIALAKGELAEALPTAADGGVAVLNADDPLVAAMASRTSARVVLVGQSEAADIRATDIVLDEKARARFTLTTSSGSVPVELAVHGEHQVANALAAAAVAFECGADLGQVAQALSGAAAVSARRMDVRDRPDGVTVVNDSYNANPDSMRAAIKALVSMAKTGRGAARRSWAVLGEMAELGPESVVEHDAIGRFAVRLDVSKLIIVGTGRPARAMHQGAVMEGSWGDEAILVPDAASAIVLLEEELAAGDLVLVKASQSIGLWEVADAVLAGHTGQKGSEAMR, from the coding sequence ATGATCCCGATGACACTCGCTCGCATCGCCGAAATCGTGGGAGGCGAGCTCCACGACGTCGTCGATCCCTCGACCGAGGTGACCGGCAGCGTTGAATTCGATTCGCGGAAGGTAGGTCCAGGCGGCCTCTTCCTCGCGCTGCCCGGTGCCCGCGTCGACGGTCACGACCATGCGGCGGCCGCCGTTGCGGCAGGTGCGGCCGCCGTCGTGGCTGCGCGGCCGGTCGGGGTTCCGGCCGTCGTGGTCCCGCCGATTCCGGTGGACGTCCCGAGCCGGGCGATGGCACTCGAACACGATTCGGACGGGTCCGGCGCTGGGGTGCTCGCCGCTCTGGCGAAGCTTGCCCGTGCCTCTGTCGACGAACTGACCGACAAGGGCTTGACCGTGGTCGGTGTGACCGGGTCAGCGGGCAAGACCTCGACCAAAGACCTCCTGGCGGCTGTTCTGCGCCCCCTGGGCCCGGTGGTGGCGCCGCCTGGATCGTTCAACAACGAGCTCGGGCACCCGTGGACTGCCCTGCGCGCCGATGCCGACACCCGGTTCCTGGTTCTGGAGATGTCTGCGCGAGGGCTGGGGCACATCGCGTCCCTCGCGACCATCGCGCCTCCCCGGATCGGGGTCATTCTCAACGTGGGCACGGCACATCTCGGTGAGTTCGGGTCCCGGGACGCGATCGCCCTGGCGAAGGGGGAGCTCGCCGAAGCGCTGCCGACTGCCGCGGACGGCGGCGTCGCCGTACTCAATGCAGACGACCCTCTGGTCGCCGCCATGGCCTCACGGACCTCTGCGCGCGTGGTGCTCGTCGGGCAGTCGGAGGCGGCGGATATCCGGGCCACCGACATCGTGCTCGACGAGAAGGCGCGTGCGCGATTCACGCTCACCACGTCTTCGGGCAGTGTTCCGGTCGAGCTGGCGGTGCACGGCGAACATCAAGTCGCGAACGCACTCGCTGCTGCCGCAGTGGCTTTCGAGTGCGGCGCAGATCTCGGCCAGGTTGCCCAGGCACTGTCCGGGGCCGCTGCGGTGTCGGCTCGCCGTATGGATGTGCGAGACCGACCGGACGGTGTGACGGTGGTCAACGATTCGTACAACGCCAATCCTGATTCGATGCGCGCAGCCATCAAGGCGCTGGTGTCGATGGCGAAGACCGGCCGCGGCGCGGCGCGCCGCAGTTGGGCGGTACTCGGAGAAATGGCGGAGCTGGGGCCAGAATCAGTGGTCGAACACGATGCGATCGGCAGGTTCGCGGTCCGGCTGGATGTGAGCAAGTTGATCATCGTCGGAACCGGGAGACCGGCACGGGCCATGCATCAGGGCGCGGTCATGGAGGGCTCGTGGGGGGACGAGGCGATACTCGTTCCCGACGCCGCCTCCGCGATCGTGTTGCTCGAGGAGGAATTGGCGGCGGGTGACCTGGTATTGGTCAAAGCGTCGCAATCCATCGGACTGTGGGAGGTCGCGGACGCGGTGCTGGCGGGACACACGGGGCAGAAGGGTTCGGAGGCCATGCGGTGA
- the mraY gene encoding phospho-N-acetylmuramoyl-pentapeptide-transferase produces the protein MRQILFAAGIALAVSILLTPVLIKAFSRQGFGQEIRVEGPASHQSKRGTPTMGGVAILAGLWAGYWGSHLIGIGYDADGPSASGLLVLGLTTALGGVGFLDDFIKIRKQRNLGLNKTAKLVGQLIAAVAFGVLALQFRGANDLTPGSAHLSYVRDIATVTLGSVVFVAFCYLLVSAWSNAVNLTDGLDGLAAGSMSLVLGAYVIITFWQYRNACETSPGKGCYDVRDPLDLALICAAGAGACIGFLWWNAAPAKIFMGDTGSLALGGMLAGLSITTRTELLMVVIGALFVAEAASVVIQVAVFRSSRRRVFRMAPFHHHFELAGWAETTVIIRFWLLAAIASAIGLALFYSEYLAAIGG, from the coding sequence GTGAGACAGATCCTCTTCGCGGCGGGCATCGCGCTTGCCGTCTCGATTCTGCTGACCCCGGTCCTCATCAAGGCCTTTTCCCGTCAGGGTTTCGGCCAGGAGATCCGTGTCGAAGGTCCGGCCAGTCACCAGTCGAAGCGCGGGACCCCGACGATGGGCGGAGTCGCCATCCTCGCCGGTCTGTGGGCGGGGTACTGGGGATCGCACCTGATCGGTATCGGCTACGACGCGGACGGCCCCTCGGCGTCGGGTCTGCTGGTGCTGGGCCTGACCACTGCGCTCGGTGGTGTCGGGTTCCTCGACGACTTCATCAAGATCCGCAAGCAGCGCAACCTGGGACTGAACAAGACCGCAAAGCTGGTCGGCCAGCTGATCGCGGCGGTGGCGTTCGGCGTCCTTGCGCTGCAGTTCCGCGGCGCCAACGACCTGACCCCCGGCAGTGCCCACCTGTCGTACGTCCGCGACATCGCGACGGTGACCCTGGGATCCGTGGTGTTCGTCGCGTTCTGTTATCTGCTGGTCAGCGCGTGGTCGAACGCCGTCAATCTCACCGACGGACTCGACGGCCTGGCGGCCGGTTCCATGAGCCTCGTGCTGGGTGCCTACGTCATCATCACGTTCTGGCAGTACCGCAACGCATGTGAGACCAGCCCGGGAAAGGGTTGCTATGACGTGCGGGATCCGCTCGACCTGGCTTTGATCTGCGCCGCCGGGGCGGGCGCCTGCATCGGATTCCTCTGGTGGAACGCCGCGCCCGCCAAAATTTTCATGGGCGACACCGGCTCCCTTGCGCTGGGCGGCATGCTTGCCGGGCTGTCCATTACGACGCGGACCGAACTGCTCATGGTGGTGATCGGCGCACTTTTCGTCGCCGAAGCGGCGTCCGTGGTGATCCAGGTTGCGGTGTTCAGGTCGAGCCGGAGACGAGTGTTCCGCATGGCGCCTTTCCACCATCACTTCGAACTCGCCGGGTGGGCGGAAACCACGGTGATCATCCGCTTCTGGTTGCTGGCGGCCATCGCCTCGGCGATCGGCCTCGCGCTGTTCTACAGCGAGTACCTGGCAGCGATCGGCGGCTGA
- the murD gene encoding UDP-N-acetylmuramoyl-L-alanine--D-glutamate ligase: MAEDLELDRLRGRAVLVAGAGISGRATIEPLRELGALVTVTDSNADALAECARLGAATVPIDDLLADRERVRDFALVVTSPGFRPDAPLLSAAAGDGIPIWGDIELSWHVDRSGLYGPPRRWLVVTGTNGKTTTTSMLQSILSAAKVPSAACGNIGLPVLEALRQTSPRPEVLAVELSSFQLHWAPSVRPAAGAVLNIAEDHLDWHGGMQSYIDAKARALTGNVAVLGLDDDVAASLASSSPAERTVGFRVGIPGPGELGIENGHLVDRAFADGLRLAPAEGITPSGPAGLMDALAAAALARAAGVGPEAVARGLASYVVGPHRGARVAEIGGVTFVDDSKATNPHAAGPSILAHQRVVWIAGGLLKGAQVDDLIVEVADRLTGVVLLGRDATHIAESLARHAPEVPVVSVETGDDAGVSAVARAATRRVVLPPGTDSDAVMAAVVREAAALATAGDAVVLAPAAASLDMFDSYGHRGRSFADAVGRLRASDITGQPR; the protein is encoded by the coding sequence GTGGCCGAGGATCTGGAACTCGATCGGTTGCGGGGTCGTGCGGTACTCGTCGCGGGGGCGGGGATCTCGGGCCGGGCGACGATCGAACCGCTCCGTGAACTCGGAGCCCTCGTCACCGTCACCGATTCGAATGCCGACGCCCTTGCCGAATGCGCGAGGCTCGGCGCAGCCACCGTGCCCATCGACGACCTCCTCGCCGACCGCGAACGTGTCCGTGACTTCGCACTGGTGGTGACCAGCCCCGGTTTCCGTCCCGACGCACCGCTGCTCTCGGCTGCCGCCGGAGACGGCATCCCCATCTGGGGAGATATCGAACTCTCCTGGCACGTGGACCGATCGGGACTCTACGGCCCGCCCCGCCGATGGTTGGTGGTTACCGGGACCAACGGAAAGACGACCACGACCTCGATGCTGCAGTCGATCCTGTCGGCGGCAAAGGTGCCCAGCGCAGCCTGCGGGAACATCGGACTTCCGGTCCTCGAGGCCTTACGCCAGACGTCTCCTCGGCCCGAAGTGCTGGCGGTGGAACTCTCGTCGTTCCAACTGCACTGGGCACCGTCCGTTCGGCCGGCGGCCGGGGCCGTCCTGAACATCGCCGAGGACCACCTCGACTGGCACGGCGGTATGCAGTCGTACATCGACGCGAAGGCGCGAGCGTTGACCGGCAATGTCGCAGTACTGGGTCTCGACGACGACGTGGCAGCGTCCCTCGCATCCTCCTCACCCGCCGAACGCACGGTGGGCTTCCGAGTGGGGATCCCGGGGCCGGGGGAGTTGGGGATCGAAAACGGCCACCTGGTGGATCGGGCGTTCGCCGACGGACTGCGGCTGGCCCCGGCGGAGGGGATTACCCCGTCCGGTCCTGCGGGATTGATGGATGCGCTCGCTGCGGCAGCGCTCGCGCGCGCCGCGGGGGTGGGGCCCGAGGCCGTGGCCCGCGGTCTGGCGAGTTACGTCGTCGGCCCGCACCGCGGTGCACGCGTTGCCGAGATCGGCGGGGTCACCTTCGTCGACGACTCGAAGGCCACCAACCCGCACGCGGCCGGGCCGTCGATTCTCGCGCACCAACGCGTGGTGTGGATCGCCGGCGGCCTCCTCAAAGGCGCCCAGGTCGACGACCTGATCGTCGAGGTGGCCGACCGCCTGACCGGAGTCGTGCTACTCGGGCGTGACGCCACCCACATCGCCGAGTCGCTTGCGCGACACGCCCCCGAGGTTCCCGTGGTCAGTGTCGAAACGGGAGACGATGCTGGAGTGAGTGCTGTTGCTCGAGCCGCGACCCGACGGGTGGTTCTGCCGCCCGGTACCGACAGCGACGCGGTCATGGCAGCCGTCGTGCGTGAGGCGGCTGCCCTGGCGACGGCGGGTGACGCCGTCGTACTGGCTCCTGCCGCGGCTTCGCTCGACATGTTCGACAGCTACGGTCATCGAGGTAGGAGCTTCGCCGACGCGGTCGGTCGGCTGCGTGCATCGGACATTACCGGGCAGCCGCGATGA